A stretch of the Bacteroidales bacterium genome encodes the following:
- a CDS encoding DUF1573 domain-containing protein, with protein sequence MKTMKVIWIYAIWLILFFTGCGHHRAENTAGLADTAMSHALPHITFEQQAIDLGRILEGETAGAEFRFKNTGKANLIIKDVQTSCGCTVPKWEKEPVPPDKEGSILVLFNSTGRTGLQNKSVRIISNAANNEVILAVTAEVIPQN encoded by the coding sequence ATGAAAACAATGAAAGTAATATGGATTTATGCCATCTGGCTGATACTTTTTTTCACCGGATGCGGCCATCACAGAGCGGAAAATACGGCCGGACTTGCAGATACTGCCATGTCGCATGCACTTCCGCACATCACCTTCGAACAGCAGGCAATCGACCTTGGCCGGATCCTCGAAGGAGAAACAGCCGGAGCCGAGTTCCGCTTCAAAAATACCGGAAAAGCAAACCTCATTATCAAAGACGTTCAGACATCCTGCGGATGCACCGTCCCGAAATGGGAAAAAGAGCCTGTTCCTCCCGATAAGGAAGGAAGCATTCTGGTGCTTTTCAATTCAACAGGAAGAACAGGCCTTCAGAACAAAAGTGTCAGAATTATTTCCAATGCTGCAAATAATGAAGTAATTTTGGCCGTTACTGCTGAAGTAATTCCTCAAAATTAA
- the yajC gene encoding preprotein translocase subunit YajC, giving the protein MNDLLFMALMANPNDPKGSMWSSLIMMLLIVFVFYFFMIRPQMKRQKELKTFRDSLKKGDNVITTGGIYGKITEVKDQIVLIEIDKNVQVKVDKNAVMRDPSDIADK; this is encoded by the coding sequence ATGAACGATCTTCTTTTTATGGCCCTGATGGCCAATCCGAATGACCCAAAGGGTTCCATGTGGTCTTCCCTGATCATGATGCTTCTTATTGTGTTTGTTTTTTATTTTTTCATGATCCGGCCTCAGATGAAAAGGCAGAAAGAACTGAAAACCTTTCGCGATTCGCTGAAAAAAGGCGATAACGTAATAACCACAGGTGGCATTTACGGCAAGATCACCGAAGTGAAAGACCAGATTGTACTGATCGAAATCGATAAGAATGTACAGGTAAAGGTCGATAAGAACGCTGTAATGCGCGATCCTTCTGATATAGCTGACAAATAA